One genomic segment of Paraburkholderia caffeinilytica includes these proteins:
- a CDS encoding response regulator transcription factor: MSQQPQSAPSLAPIVYIVDDDNGMRTSLAWLLESIGVKSAGFANANEFLSAFDPNVPACLVLDVRMPEQSGFDVQAELNRQGATLPIIFVSGHGDIPMSVRALQNGAIDFVEKPYNSQQMLDRVQRALKLATLRHAADQKQRELRKRLASLTAREKEVLRGVIDGKGSKRIASDLSISVKTVDVHRASIKDKLGAASIATLVRDVMAVWEQEAAASGAPR; encoded by the coding sequence ATGTCCCAGCAGCCGCAGTCCGCTCCGTCCCTCGCACCGATCGTCTATATCGTCGACGACGACAACGGCATGCGCACGTCGCTCGCATGGCTGCTCGAGTCGATCGGCGTGAAGTCGGCGGGTTTTGCGAACGCCAATGAATTTCTCAGCGCTTTTGATCCCAACGTGCCGGCATGCCTCGTGCTCGACGTGCGCATGCCGGAGCAAAGCGGCTTCGACGTGCAAGCGGAGTTGAACCGTCAAGGTGCAACACTGCCGATTATTTTCGTCAGCGGTCACGGCGACATTCCCATGTCGGTGCGTGCCTTGCAGAACGGTGCGATCGATTTCGTCGAGAAGCCGTATAACTCGCAGCAGATGCTCGATCGCGTGCAGCGTGCGTTGAAACTCGCCACGCTTCGTCACGCGGCCGATCAGAAGCAGCGCGAGTTGCGCAAACGCCTGGCGTCGCTGACGGCGCGCGAGAAAGAAGTGCTGCGCGGCGTGATCGACGGCAAGGGCAGCAAGCGCATCGCCTCCGATCTGTCGATCAGTGTGAAGACCGTCGACGTGCATCGTGCGAGCATCAAGGACAAGCTCGGCGCGGCGTCCATCGCGACGCTGGTGCGCGACGTGATGGCGGTGTGGGAACAGGAGGCGGCCGCGAGCGGTGCGCCGCGGTGA
- the hpaC gene encoding 4-hydroxyphenylacetate 3-monooxygenase, reductase component — MKPNLQSTPVADTDLAARQQFRQAMAHLSAAVNVITTAGPHGRCGVTASAVCSVTDTPPTLLVCLNRSSAMHATFEGNRHVCINVLPGEHELLARHFAGMTQVPMEERFGWPIWDDGTHGVPVLRDALASLQGEIVDLKEVGSHSVMFVKTTCISVRTDGDGLIYFDRNFHRIKRSASH; from the coding sequence ATGAAGCCGAATCTGCAATCGACGCCCGTCGCCGACACCGACCTGGCAGCCAGGCAGCAATTCCGTCAGGCCATGGCGCATCTATCCGCCGCCGTGAACGTCATCACGACCGCCGGCCCGCATGGACGCTGCGGCGTTACCGCAAGCGCCGTATGCTCCGTCACCGATACGCCGCCCACGCTGCTCGTTTGCCTGAACCGCTCGAGCGCGATGCACGCCACCTTCGAAGGCAACCGGCACGTTTGCATCAATGTCCTGCCCGGCGAGCACGAATTGCTCGCGCGTCATTTCGCCGGCATGACGCAGGTGCCGATGGAAGAACGCTTTGGCTGGCCGATCTGGGACGACGGCACGCACGGGGTGCCGGTCTTGCGCGACGCGCTCGCGAGTCTACAGGGCGAGATCGTCGATCTGAAGGAAGTGGGCTCGCACTCGGTGATGTTCGTCAAAACCACCTGCATCAGCGTGCGCACGGACGGTGACGGGCTGATCTATTTCGATCGCAACTTCCACCGCATCAAGCGCTCGGCATCGCATTGA
- a CDS encoding acyl-CoA dehydrogenase family protein, producing the protein MSDTAIDTIAAVAETSRAATRLPLADVIAEIAARREEFDRLSHVPREVIGKLKRAGVYRAATPRRFGGDALAPTAFLDMIERIAVADGSAAWVASFGSANVYLAALPLATQAQLYADGPDQVFAGGLFPVQPVQPADGGWRVNGTWKFASGCKGADWLGVGISTGAPGVPGKPRTAVFRPHQVEIVENWDVVGMQGTGSHDLRVADQFVADDWTFVRGGEPCVDEPLYRYPTIAYAAQVLAVVNLGLARAALDVANQMAGGRKTTTGAPQLADRAYYRIELAKAEAQLRSARAFFYDTTDDVWQSILAGNPVTPEQTSLLRLAATQIAREGAEVVQRAYRLGGTMAIYRTHPLQRLVRDAMVVTQHAFLGEGNFDGAGAVFVGVPPIPGYL; encoded by the coding sequence ATGTCAGACACCGCCATCGACACTATTGCCGCCGTCGCAGAAACCAGCCGCGCGGCAACGCGCCTGCCGCTCGCCGACGTCATCGCCGAAATCGCCGCACGGCGCGAAGAATTCGATCGCCTGTCACACGTGCCGCGCGAGGTCATCGGCAAGCTCAAACGCGCCGGCGTGTATCGCGCGGCAACGCCCAGGCGCTTCGGCGGCGATGCGCTCGCGCCCACCGCGTTTCTCGACATGATCGAACGCATTGCGGTAGCGGACGGTTCGGCCGCGTGGGTCGCAAGCTTCGGCTCGGCGAACGTGTATCTCGCGGCCTTGCCGCTGGCCACTCAGGCGCAACTCTACGCCGACGGTCCCGATCAGGTGTTTGCAGGCGGCCTCTTTCCCGTGCAACCCGTGCAGCCCGCCGACGGCGGCTGGCGTGTGAACGGCACCTGGAAGTTCGCGAGCGGCTGCAAGGGCGCGGATTGGCTCGGCGTAGGCATCAGTACCGGCGCCCCCGGCGTGCCCGGCAAACCGCGCACGGCCGTGTTCCGCCCGCATCAGGTCGAGATCGTCGAGAACTGGGACGTGGTCGGCATGCAAGGCACCGGCAGTCACGATCTGCGCGTCGCCGATCAGTTCGTCGCCGACGACTGGACCTTCGTGCGCGGCGGCGAACCCTGCGTGGACGAACCGCTGTATCGCTACCCGACGATCGCCTACGCGGCGCAAGTGCTGGCCGTGGTCAACCTCGGCCTTGCCCGCGCCGCGCTCGATGTCGCCAACCAGATGGCCGGCGGCCGCAAGACCACGACCGGCGCGCCGCAACTCGCCGACCGCGCGTACTACCGGATCGAACTGGCGAAAGCCGAAGCGCAATTGCGTTCGGCACGCGCGTTCTTCTACGACACCACCGACGACGTCTGGCAATCGATCCTCGCCGGCAACCCGGTTACGCCCGAGCAGACCAGCCTGCTGCGGCTTGCCGCGACGCAGATCGCCCGCGAAGGCGCCGAGGTCGTGCAGCGCGCCTACCGGCTCGGCGGCACGATGGCGATCTACCGCACGCATCCGTTGCAGCGCCTGGTGCGCGATGCGATGGTGGTCACCCAGCACGCGTTTCTCGGCGAAGGCAATTTCGACGGCGCCGGTGCGGTGTTCGTCGGCGTGCCGCCGATTCCGGGCTACCTGTAA
- a CDS encoding amidase gives MNEFIQTMSLGGTGPSIAIKDTIDIAGYATTAASRALAGTPPAQHHAEVVERLLDAGWRIVGKANMHELAFGMTGINDYTGTPQNPQDASRIPGGSSSGSAAAVGLKLADAALGTDTGGSIRGPAACCGVIGLKPTYGRVSRRGVAPRESTLDCVGPFARDMKTIVAAMQAITADFDVRAARAPQARAWKVGIVQVDARPEILQAVTRAAGQAGCAAHTVELAGLAAAFEAGLSIINVETSHAFGHLVATGKLGADLDARLRAAANTNAAQCEAAESVRRQFTDAVDHALESADVLILPTLPALPITLDEARGGTPVIAMSSLIRPFNLSGHPALSLPLPIDGSPLKAGLQIVGRKGADEQVCAIAARFEAALAA, from the coding sequence ATGAATGAGTTTATCCAGACCATGTCGTTAGGCGGCACGGGCCCCAGCATCGCGATCAAGGACACGATCGATATCGCCGGCTACGCGACCACGGCCGCGAGCCGCGCATTGGCCGGCACGCCCCCTGCGCAACACCACGCGGAAGTCGTGGAGCGCTTGCTCGATGCCGGCTGGCGCATCGTCGGCAAGGCGAATATGCACGAACTCGCCTTCGGCATGACCGGTATCAACGATTACACCGGCACGCCGCAAAACCCCCAGGACGCATCGCGTATTCCCGGCGGTTCGTCGAGCGGCTCGGCGGCGGCTGTTGGTTTGAAGCTTGCCGACGCCGCGCTTGGCACCGACACCGGCGGCTCGATTCGCGGCCCCGCTGCGTGTTGCGGCGTAATCGGCCTGAAGCCGACTTACGGACGCGTCTCACGGCGCGGCGTCGCACCGCGTGAATCGACGCTCGATTGTGTCGGGCCGTTCGCACGCGACATGAAGACGATCGTCGCGGCGATGCAGGCGATCACCGCCGACTTCGACGTGCGTGCCGCCCGCGCGCCGCAAGCACGCGCGTGGAAGGTCGGTATCGTCCAGGTCGACGCACGCCCGGAAATTCTTCAAGCCGTCACGCGTGCGGCGGGCCAGGCCGGGTGCGCGGCTCACACGGTGGAACTCGCAGGGCTTGCCGCCGCCTTCGAAGCGGGCCTGTCGATCATCAACGTCGAAACCTCTCATGCGTTCGGTCATCTCGTGGCAACCGGCAAGCTCGGCGCCGATCTGGACGCGCGGCTGCGCGCCGCTGCGAATACGAACGCGGCGCAATGCGAAGCGGCGGAGTCGGTACGCCGGCAATTCACAGACGCTGTCGATCACGCGCTTGAAAGCGCGGACGTATTGATTCTGCCCACGCTTCCCGCGCTGCCGATCACGCTCGACGAGGCACGTGGCGGCACGCCGGTCATCGCCATGTCGTCGTTGATCCGGCCGTTCAATCTGAGCGGCCATCCGGCACTGAGCTTGCCTCTGCCGATCGACGGTTCGCCGCTCAAGGCGGGCCTGCAGATCGTCGGACGCAAAGGCGCGGATGAACAGGTGTGCGCGATCGCGGCGCGCTTCGAAGCCGCGCTCGCCGCTTGA
- a CDS encoding PAS domain-containing sensor histidine kinase, which translates to MNFPAEDDFHRLLDALTLCVLLHDAETKAIVWANRAACEALGFTLEELLPLKAKDMTRPVPKYRREIGVGAMDRAITEGPQVYEWCYRSRMGADMLSEAIATYVPLRARAVVMVQFRDISVEDTLKQTLRRYESRLREFMQDLGEGVAVLTPAGEVEFVSESGRRVLGLEAGAPMGDVLDYCSESDRDRLLEQLANAPRIQPSAPQRYRITRRDGTPGWLRITCRRIEIEDDLNGRLLHFRDITEEVAVEEARRNEARLLEYAGRYNAMGEMATAIAHELSQPLAAVRNFIEGAILRLQQPGPVDDALWGLRSADRQAEHAAVIIKSVRDYIVKREPSETYADLRDVITDVAYFIELRAKEAGVVVTIEQAPEALPVYCERVLIGQVVLNLAFNAIEALTECATGYANTAARRGELRLVTSLRGKYALVQVIDNGPGVPAEAHGRLFDGFSSSKAGGNGIGLSLCKNIVTRHSGEIWAKPARQGGLQCSFTLPLVAVASG; encoded by the coding sequence ATGAATTTCCCCGCCGAAGATGATTTCCACCGCCTGCTCGACGCGCTGACGCTGTGCGTGCTGCTGCACGACGCCGAAACGAAGGCGATCGTGTGGGCCAATCGCGCGGCTTGCGAGGCGCTCGGGTTCACGCTCGAGGAATTGCTGCCGCTCAAGGCGAAAGACATGACCCGCCCGGTGCCGAAGTACCGGCGCGAGATCGGCGTGGGGGCCATGGACCGTGCGATCACCGAAGGCCCGCAGGTGTACGAGTGGTGTTACCGCTCGCGCATGGGTGCCGACATGCTGTCCGAGGCCATTGCCACCTACGTGCCGCTGCGCGCGCGCGCGGTGGTGATGGTGCAGTTTCGCGATATCAGCGTCGAGGACACGCTCAAGCAAACGCTGCGGCGCTATGAGTCGCGGCTGCGCGAGTTCATGCAGGATCTCGGTGAAGGCGTGGCCGTACTGACACCCGCGGGGGAAGTGGAATTCGTCAGCGAATCCGGACGGCGCGTGCTGGGTCTGGAAGCGGGCGCGCCGATGGGCGACGTGCTCGACTATTGCAGCGAATCGGATCGCGACCGCCTGCTCGAACAGCTGGCCAACGCGCCGCGCATCCAGCCCTCGGCGCCGCAGCGTTATCGCATCACGCGCCGCGACGGCACGCCGGGCTGGTTGCGCATCACGTGCAGACGAATCGAGATCGAAGACGACCTCAACGGCCGCCTGCTGCACTTTCGCGACATCACGGAGGAAGTCGCGGTCGAAGAGGCGCGCCGTAACGAGGCGCGGCTGCTGGAATACGCGGGGCGCTACAACGCCATGGGTGAAATGGCGACCGCAATCGCGCACGAGTTGAGCCAGCCGCTTGCCGCGGTGCGCAATTTCATCGAAGGCGCGATTCTGCGGCTCCAGCAACCCGGTCCCGTCGACGATGCGTTGTGGGGCCTGCGCAGCGCCGATCGTCAGGCCGAGCATGCGGCTGTGATCATCAAGAGCGTGCGCGATTACATCGTCAAACGGGAGCCCAGCGAAACGTACGCGGACCTGCGCGACGTCATCACGGACGTCGCGTACTTCATCGAATTGCGCGCCAAAGAGGCCGGTGTCGTCGTCACCATCGAGCAGGCGCCCGAAGCGTTGCCGGTGTATTGCGAGCGCGTGCTGATCGGCCAGGTGGTGCTGAATCTGGCCTTCAATGCGATCGAGGCGCTGACGGAATGCGCGACGGGGTACGCCAATACGGCTGCACGGCGCGGCGAGTTGCGTCTTGTCACCAGCCTGCGCGGAAAATATGCGCTCGTGCAGGTCATCGACAACGGCCCGGGCGTGCCCGCGGAAGCGCACGGCCGCCTGTTCGACGGGTTTTCTTCGTCGAAGGCGGGCGGCAACGGCATTGGTTTGTCGCTGTGCAAGAACATCGTCACGCGGCATAGCGGTGAAATCTGGGCCAAACCGGCGCGGCAGGGCGGGCTTCAATGCAGTTTTACGCTGCCGCTCGTCGCTGTTGCCTCCGGTTGA
- a CDS encoding TAXI family TRAP transporter solute-binding subunit yields MKAHRPRPPHFPGDHSHAEWRDHTLAYVIVAALVVLMVTLIVWVVDPAPPKTITMSAGPHDSSFLATADQYKKILARNGITLKVLESDGSVQNLRRLLDPKQHVDLALVQGGVADGLDTSSLMSLGSVFYIPVVVFYRGTGLSELSELEGKRIAIGREGSGTRLLALKLLEANGIQPGGDTVLLPSDGVQAATQLVAGDVDAAILNGDSATRGLMLRLLKVPGISAMNFDEASAYTRLFPYLDELDLPPGVLDLKHRIPPDTIHLISPTVELVARTGLHPAISDLLIEAAQEVHGMPGLLQHAGQFPSPVAHEYQVSEDAQRYYKTGKSFLYRTLPFWLASVGDRTLVLLLPMAVLLFPAMRLIPALYRWRVRSRIYRYYGALIAIERGALADSTEEERKRLFAELDHIEVSLSRLRMPLAYADAFYVLREHVGFVRVRLAAQGSAP; encoded by the coding sequence ATGAAAGCGCATCGCCCGCGTCCCCCGCACTTCCCCGGCGATCATTCGCATGCGGAGTGGCGCGATCACACCCTGGCTTACGTCATCGTGGCCGCGCTGGTCGTGCTGATGGTTACGCTGATCGTCTGGGTGGTCGATCCGGCGCCGCCGAAAACCATCACGATGAGCGCGGGCCCGCACGACAGCTCGTTCCTCGCAACCGCGGACCAGTACAAGAAGATCCTCGCCCGCAACGGCATCACGCTGAAGGTGCTGGAATCCGACGGCTCGGTGCAGAATCTGCGGCGTCTGCTGGACCCGAAGCAGCACGTCGATCTGGCGCTCGTGCAAGGCGGCGTGGCCGATGGGCTCGACACATCGTCGCTGATGTCGCTCGGCAGCGTTTTCTATATTCCGGTGGTGGTGTTCTATCGCGGCACCGGTCTCAGCGAGCTTTCAGAACTGGAAGGCAAACGGATTGCAATCGGCCGCGAAGGCAGCGGCACGCGCCTCCTTGCGCTCAAACTGCTGGAAGCAAACGGCATCCAACCGGGCGGCGACACCGTGCTGCTGCCCAGCGATGGCGTGCAGGCCGCCACGCAACTCGTCGCGGGCGACGTCGACGCCGCGATCCTCAACGGCGACTCGGCCACCCGCGGCCTGATGCTGCGACTTCTGAAAGTACCCGGCATCTCCGCGATGAATTTCGACGAAGCCAGCGCCTATACGCGCCTCTTTCCCTATCTCGACGAGCTCGATCTGCCGCCGGGCGTGCTCGATCTCAAGCATAGAATTCCACCCGACACCATTCATCTGATCAGCCCGACGGTCGAACTCGTGGCCCGAACCGGTCTGCATCCGGCGATTTCCGACTTGTTGATCGAAGCCGCGCAGGAGGTGCACGGCATGCCTGGGCTGTTGCAGCACGCGGGGCAATTCCCGAGTCCGGTCGCCCATGAATATCAGGTCAGCGAAGACGCGCAGCGCTACTACAAGACTGGCAAGAGTTTTCTGTACCGCACGCTGCCGTTCTGGCTCGCGAGCGTCGGCGACCGCACGCTGGTTCTGCTGCTGCCGATGGCGGTGCTGCTGTTTCCTGCCATGCGGCTGATCCCGGCACTGTACCGGTGGCGGGTGCGCTCGCGCATCTATCGCTATTACGGCGCGCTGATTGCGATCGAACGCGGCGCGCTCGCCGATTCGACCGAGGAGGAGCGCAAGCGGCTATTCGCGGAACTCGATCATATCGAGGTGTCGCTGAGCCGCTTGCGCATGCCGCTCGCATACGCCGACGCGTTCTATGTGCTGCGCGAGCACGTCGGCTTCGTGCGGGTCCGGCTGGCGGCGCAAGGCAGCGCCCCTTAG
- a CDS encoding SDR family NAD(P)-dependent oxidoreductase produces MQKRVVLVTGAARGLGAAIAARFHAAGYAVAIGDIAFDAAEALARELSADGSSAFALNLDVTSKTAFESARDAILQRWGRIDALINNAGASKVVSVMEITAEQFDQVINVNLRSVLFGCQVFGQHFADAGAGRIVNIASLAGQNGGSATGAHYAAAKGGVITLTKVFARDLGAAGVTVNAISPGPMDLPIVHESVAADKLKAVIANIPAGRLGSADYVADVAVMLAAENAYFANGACWDVNGGLFMR; encoded by the coding sequence ATGCAGAAAAGAGTCGTACTCGTTACGGGCGCCGCGCGCGGTCTCGGCGCGGCGATTGCCGCCCGCTTTCACGCAGCGGGTTACGCGGTTGCCATCGGCGACATTGCGTTCGATGCCGCCGAGGCGCTCGCCCGCGAACTCAGCGCCGATGGCTCGAGCGCCTTTGCGCTGAATCTCGACGTCACCTCGAAGACCGCGTTCGAATCGGCACGCGATGCGATCCTGCAACGCTGGGGCCGCATCGACGCGTTGATCAACAATGCGGGTGCCTCCAAAGTCGTCTCCGTCATGGAGATCACTGCCGAGCAATTCGATCAGGTGATCAACGTGAATCTGCGCAGCGTGCTGTTCGGCTGCCAGGTGTTCGGCCAGCATTTCGCCGACGCCGGCGCGGGCCGCATCGTCAACATCGCCTCGCTGGCGGGGCAGAACGGCGGATCGGCCACCGGCGCGCACTATGCCGCGGCCAAAGGCGGCGTCATCACGTTGACCAAGGTGTTCGCGCGCGATCTCGGCGCAGCGGGCGTGACCGTCAATGCGATTTCACCCGGGCCGATGGATCTGCCGATCGTGCACGAGAGCGTTGCGGCCGACAAGCTGAAGGCGGTGATCGCCAACATTCCGGCGGGACGCCTGGGGTCGGCGGACTATGTCGCGGATGTCGCGGTGATGTTGGCCGCTGAGAACGCTTACTTCGCGAACGGCGCGTGCTGGGACGTGAACGGTGGATTGTTCATGCGCTAG
- a CDS encoding DUF2946 domain-containing protein: MLSRFHRKIGCWLGLFAILMATLAPTISHSLAARNGGAAGMEGGLCSAPSMAFMPEKDTMSFLPFMQHRASDDPDSKQAQQQTQQQTQQQAPHSAMSDGDACGYCSLLAHMPVVPSVEALFFVTVRAVQHTIATRFERVRRAEPLTFAQPRAPPFAS; encoded by the coding sequence ATCTTGAGTCGTTTCCATCGGAAGATCGGCTGTTGGCTGGGATTGTTTGCGATCCTGATGGCCACGCTCGCGCCAACGATCTCGCATTCGCTCGCCGCACGCAACGGCGGTGCAGCCGGAATGGAAGGCGGACTTTGCTCGGCGCCGTCGATGGCTTTCATGCCGGAGAAGGACACCATGTCCTTCTTGCCCTTCATGCAGCATCGGGCATCGGACGATCCCGACAGCAAACAGGCCCAACAACAGACGCAACAACAGACGCAACAGCAGGCCCCACACTCGGCCATGTCCGACGGCGACGCCTGCGGCTATTGCAGTCTGCTCGCCCACATGCCGGTGGTGCCCAGCGTCGAAGCGCTGTTTTTCGTTACCGTCCGCGCTGTCCAGCACACGATCGCCACCCGCTTCGAGCGTGTTCGCCGCGCCGAGCCGCTCACCTTCGCGCAGCCTCGCGCCCCTCCGTTCGCATCCTGA
- a CDS encoding copper resistance CopC family protein, whose amino-acid sequence MKNDRHNGLRAASKVPLLIAGLAFASAAFAHVFPQKQEPGAGATVASPAQVRVTFDGPLEPSFSSLTVTDASGKQVNTEKSAVDAHQAALIAVPLPPLAAGHYTVHWVAVASDGHRTHGDYAFNVK is encoded by the coding sequence ATGAAAAACGATCGACATAACGGGCTGCGCGCCGCATCGAAGGTGCCGTTGCTGATAGCGGGGCTTGCGTTCGCGAGCGCCGCTTTCGCCCATGTATTTCCGCAGAAGCAGGAGCCGGGCGCGGGCGCGACGGTGGCGTCGCCCGCTCAGGTTCGCGTGACGTTCGACGGGCCGCTCGAACCGTCGTTCAGCTCGCTGACGGTGACCGACGCGAGCGGCAAGCAGGTCAACACGGAGAAATCCGCCGTCGACGCTCATCAGGCGGCGCTGATCGCAGTGCCGCTGCCGCCGCTCGCGGCCGGTCATTACACCGTGCACTGGGTGGCCGTGGCATCCGACGGGCATCGCACGCATGGCGACTACGCGTTCAACGTAAAGTAG
- a CDS encoding ProQ/FinO family protein has product MGFEQLAELKKQLAAARAEAAPAAKPVAKSGAKPARKPSPPRRATPAPKPAAEARPAADAKPVDPVVKSIGRLQKRFPNAFPKNPAPKLPLKVGIFEDLVVHAKDLSLSEAELRDAIKTWCRGSRYWKCLVEGAARVDLTGGEAGKVTAQEAAGAQRLQAHRAGRGAAKAAASPADASASASASASASTAAASVPSVDEPAQAAQAAAAPQAGPESQPQAASPDTPAAESTTPPVAPSAAASA; this is encoded by the coding sequence ATGGGTTTCGAACAACTCGCTGAATTGAAGAAGCAACTGGCTGCGGCACGCGCCGAAGCTGCGCCCGCGGCCAAGCCTGTCGCCAAGTCCGGTGCGAAGCCTGCGCGCAAGCCTTCGCCGCCGCGTCGCGCCACGCCCGCGCCCAAGCCGGCAGCCGAGGCCAGGCCCGCGGCCGACGCGAAGCCGGTGGACCCGGTGGTGAAATCGATCGGGAGACTGCAAAAGCGCTTCCCGAATGCATTCCCGAAGAATCCTGCGCCGAAGCTGCCGCTGAAGGTCGGCATCTTCGAGGATCTCGTGGTTCACGCGAAGGATCTGTCGCTGAGCGAAGCCGAATTGCGCGACGCGATCAAAACCTGGTGCCGTGGCAGCCGCTACTGGAAATGCCTGGTCGAAGGCGCCGCGCGTGTCGATCTGACGGGCGGCGAGGCAGGCAAGGTGACGGCCCAGGAAGCGGCCGGTGCGCAGCGCCTGCAGGCGCATCGCGCGGGCCGGGGCGCAGCGAAAGCGGCGGCCTCGCCGGCTGACGCGTCCGCCAGCGCTTCTGCCAGCGCTTCTGCCAGCACCGCCGCCGCATCTGTCCCTTCGGTCGATGAGCCGGCGCAAGCAGCGCAGGCAGCGGCCGCCCCACAAGCCGGGCCGGAGAGCCAGCCACAGGCCGCCTCTCCCGACACCCCGGCTGCTGAATCGACAACGCCGCCGGTAGCACCGTCGGCCGCTGCCTCGGCGTAA
- a CDS encoding nuclear transport factor 2 family protein, protein MNETPDTLAGLTERLAALEAESAVRRTMARYMALCDVPSGTLEGETLAALFAVDAIWEGIGPQYASKFGRLTGHADILAMLTRYLPPSPHFSVNVHFLTSETIEVRGATAKGRWIMLQASGYVDTQAELISARLDVDFAPAGNGRDWLITHFRTERLFDAPWQVNARKPNP, encoded by the coding sequence ATGAACGAGACCCCGGATACGCTTGCCGGCTTGACCGAACGGCTTGCCGCGCTCGAAGCCGAATCAGCGGTGCGCCGCACGATGGCCCGCTATATGGCGCTCTGCGATGTGCCCTCGGGTACGCTCGAAGGCGAGACGCTCGCGGCCCTCTTCGCTGTCGACGCGATCTGGGAAGGCATCGGCCCGCAGTACGCGAGCAAGTTCGGCCGCCTCACCGGTCATGCGGACATTCTCGCGATGCTCACGCGCTACTTGCCGCCGTCGCCGCATTTCTCGGTCAATGTGCATTTCCTCACGTCGGAAACCATCGAGGTGCGGGGCGCAACCGCGAAAGGACGCTGGATCATGCTGCAAGCGTCCGGTTATGTCGACACGCAAGCGGAGTTGATCTCCGCACGCCTCGACGTGGATTTCGCACCCGCCGGCAATGGCCGCGACTGGCTCATCACGCACTTTCGCACCGAACGTCTTTTCGATGCGCCCTGGCAAGTCAATGCAAGGAAACCGAACCCATGA
- a CDS encoding MFS transporter, protein MPNDTLSPTAVSAATPAAPATSRTLRRIIVASVLGNALEWYDFFLYGTAAALIFGPLFFPLHGDPLMGTLAAFAGFAIGFLARPLGGIVFGHIGDRHGRKRALVVTLMMMGVATFGIGLLPTFSQIGFLAPIALICLRIVQGIASGGEWGGGVLLISESAPANRRGYYASFSQLGVAGGFVLSAAAFYLVQRLPVESFMSWGWRMPFLASVLIFGVGVYIRRRLPESRDFTAAKPKHMPVLTVLRNHPKQVLQAMGLRIAENGGTYIFLSFVLVYGKTIGVPVAVMLGGVMLAMTLELLTIVLWGRLSDVIGRRPVYMIGALGLVVIAFPAFWLIDTHEPLLVFLSLALGLPFCHAAMIGTQPALMGELFPTEVRYSGMALGHEIASVFSGGLAPLVAIALYSKVHASWPVALMLIGFGLITAVTLVTIPKNVNTTHD, encoded by the coding sequence ATGCCCAACGACACGCTTTCCCCCACGGCCGTATCAGCCGCCACGCCAGCGGCGCCTGCGACCTCGCGGACACTGCGGCGGATCATCGTCGCCTCCGTGCTCGGCAACGCGCTCGAATGGTATGACTTCTTTCTGTACGGCACGGCGGCGGCCCTGATCTTCGGGCCGTTGTTCTTCCCGCTGCACGGCGATCCGTTAATGGGCACCCTCGCCGCCTTCGCGGGCTTTGCGATCGGTTTTCTGGCGCGGCCGCTGGGCGGCATCGTGTTCGGCCACATCGGCGACCGGCATGGCCGCAAACGCGCGCTCGTCGTGACGCTGATGATGATGGGCGTGGCGACCTTCGGCATCGGCCTGTTGCCGACGTTCTCGCAAATCGGCTTCCTCGCGCCCATCGCGCTCATCTGTTTGCGGATCGTGCAAGGCATCGCGTCCGGCGGCGAATGGGGCGGCGGCGTGCTGCTCATTAGCGAGAGCGCGCCGGCGAATCGCCGTGGCTACTACGCATCGTTCAGTCAGTTGGGTGTGGCGGGCGGCTTTGTGTTGTCGGCAGCCGCGTTCTATCTGGTGCAGCGGCTGCCGGTGGAAAGTTTCATGTCCTGGGGTTGGCGCATGCCGTTTCTCGCGAGCGTGCTGATCTTCGGCGTCGGCGTGTATATTCGCCGACGCCTGCCTGAGAGCCGTGATTTCACCGCTGCGAAACCGAAGCACATGCCGGTGCTGACCGTGCTGCGCAATCACCCGAAACAGGTACTACAGGCCATGGGACTGCGTATCGCTGAAAACGGCGGCACGTACATCTTCCTCTCGTTCGTGCTGGTGTACGGCAAGACGATCGGCGTGCCGGTCGCGGTGATGCTCGGCGGCGTGATGCTCGCAATGACGCTCGAACTCCTTACTATCGTGCTGTGGGGCCGGCTATCGGATGTGATCGGCCGCCGGCCGGTGTATATGATCGGCGCGCTCGGCCTCGTCGTGATCGCGTTTCCCGCGTTCTGGCTGATCGATACGCATGAACCGCTGCTCGTGTTCCTGTCGCTCGCACTGGGTTTGCCCTTCTGCCACGCCGCGATGATCGGCACGCAGCCCGCGTTGATGGGCGAACTCTTTCCCACCGAAGTCCGCTATTCGGGCATGGCCCTGGGCCACGAAATCGCCTCGGTGTTTTCCGGCGGACTCGCGCCTCTGGTCGCTATCGCGTTGTATTCGAAGGTGCACGCGTCCTGGCCGGTCGCGTTGATGCTGATCGGCTTCGGGCTTATCACCGCGGTGACGCTCGTGACCATCCCGAAGAACGTCAACACCACGCATGATTGA